The following proteins come from a genomic window of Novosphingobium aromaticivorans DSM 12444:
- a CDS encoding S24 family peptidase, with amino-acid sequence MDDARRALDELIQQRGVNYSSVSRLLGRNAAYIQQYIRRGSPRQLDEQDRSVLARFFGVDEKVLGAPARRSGPVVELVHVPLLNVEASAGHGALAEMEAKSAQFGFDEKWLRRLTASKASSLSIIAVHGDSMEPTLHDGDEVMVDLGDGQSRLRDGIYVLRMDDMLSVKRIALEPQGKRASVLSDNPAYPSWRGLEKRTLNIVGRVLWFGRAL; translated from the coding sequence ATGGACGACGCACGCAGAGCCCTGGACGAACTGATCCAGCAACGAGGGGTGAATTACTCCTCGGTTTCGCGCCTGCTGGGGCGCAATGCCGCTTACATCCAGCAGTATATTCGGCGCGGCAGTCCGCGGCAGTTGGACGAGCAGGATCGCTCGGTCCTGGCGCGATTTTTCGGAGTCGATGAGAAGGTCCTTGGAGCCCCTGCCCGCCGCTCAGGCCCGGTGGTAGAGTTGGTCCATGTACCTTTGCTCAATGTCGAGGCATCAGCCGGCCATGGCGCTCTGGCCGAAATGGAAGCCAAATCCGCGCAGTTCGGCTTCGACGAGAAGTGGCTGCGCCGACTGACCGCGAGCAAGGCGTCGAGCCTGTCGATTATCGCGGTCCATGGGGACTCGATGGAGCCCACCCTCCACGATGGCGACGAGGTGATGGTCGATCTCGGGGATGGCCAGTCGCGGCTGAGAGACGGGATCTATGTCCTGCGGATGGATGACATGCTGAGCGTCAAGCGGATTGCCCTCGAACCACAGGGCAAACGCGCGTCGGTCCTGAGCGACAACCCTGCCTATCCAAGCTGGCGCGGCCTCGAGAAACGCACGCTTAACATCGTCGGACGGGTTCTCTGGTTCGGACGGGCGCTCTAA
- a CDS encoding thermonuclease family protein: MLALLAASIVASGQSFTCTPTHVWDGDGPVWCAEGPHLRIAGIAAREMDGTCRTNQPCPAASALEARDALVLLMGGAKGTIATGHVVVRGPRLTCRSEGSAGGNRTAAWCRLPSGADLSCAMIKTGTVLRWDRYWKGPACR; encoded by the coding sequence ATGCTTGCCCTGCTTGCCGCTTCGATCGTCGCTTCCGGGCAGTCCTTTACCTGCACGCCCACTCATGTCTGGGATGGTGATGGTCCAGTCTGGTGTGCGGAAGGCCCTCACCTGAGGATCGCGGGCATCGCGGCCCGGGAGATGGACGGCACCTGCCGGACCAATCAGCCCTGCCCCGCTGCCTCGGCGCTTGAGGCGCGCGATGCGCTGGTACTGCTGATGGGCGGCGCGAAGGGAACAATCGCGACCGGACACGTGGTAGTCAGAGGTCCGCGGCTCACATGCCGCTCCGAGGGATCCGCAGGCGGAAACAGGACCGCTGCCTGGTGCCGTCTGCCGTCAGGTGCCGATCTGTCATGCGCAATGATCAAGACCGGCACAGTCCTGCGCTGGGATCGCTACTGGAAAGGCCCGGCCTGCCGGTGA
- a CDS encoding DUF5818 domain-containing protein has translation MNSTTHLTGIVVRSANGPMLRTDDGGTWELDNTRQVRKFIGARVEVVGERSGFNGFACDQIWPAGQPRPTAFKLRLELILVAAFAYGLYATVGAAISVLG, from the coding sequence GTGAACAGCACCACGCATCTGACCGGCATAGTCGTACGGTCGGCCAATGGACCGATGCTGCGAACCGATGATGGCGGGACTTGGGAACTCGACAACACCCGTCAGGTACGCAAATTCATCGGCGCCCGCGTCGAAGTGGTCGGGGAGCGTTCAGGGTTCAACGGATTTGCCTGCGACCAGATATGGCCTGCCGGACAGCCTCGTCCGACTGCATTCAAACTCCGGCTCGAATTAATTCTTGTCGCAGCCTTCGCCTATGGCCTCTACGCGACGGTTGGCGCGGCCATCAGCGTGCTGGGCTGA
- a CDS encoding DUF6961 family protein gives MLSDWELWACANHVLQTHGDKAPLHVAEQIGALALAGDEAGIRTWQAIAERIVQLSSKASEGPLQ, from the coding sequence ATGCTCAGCGACTGGGAGCTCTGGGCCTGCGCCAACCATGTCCTGCAAACCCACGGGGACAAGGCACCCCTGCATGTCGCCGAACAGATTGGGGCGCTCGCACTTGCTGGCGATGAGGCGGGCATTCGGACATGGCAGGCTATCGCCGAGAGAATTGTGCAGCTGAGCTCCAAGGCCTCGGAAGGGCCACTCCAGTAA
- a CDS encoding type IV secretion system DNA-binding domain-containing protein produces the protein MKRNLVNFTRGSQLLGHFSFMFAAGLKGPLIVAALVISWTSWWTISAGLTDHEVYLVWMRIYAAIYGFMEFDAAKRITLETAFGATIQFPIAQLESYPPVVHAWEKLTALLTSALWRSGFLLVPVFAVFYWFAERFGGRSKERKHERGAMLVTLPELVDELTAHNRRERTRELDSALGWKWRLSLPREIARVFPYRPSHIATVSYPWRLEQSHAMLIGTTGMGKTVAISDMIAEARAKGQRCVVFDLTGAFIEHFHAAHCDIILNPLDARCPQWSLFDECRSEGEFWAAADALVPHDGGGEAQFWVIAARALFVEFCLKLVAEGRATNDALARELMTADLSRVHAMMRGTIADPLTAPEAARMAESIRAVFNVNAKALKLLPTAGPRFSVRQWIEDGADSATSEGSILFISARYVDMSVCAQLLTLWLDTAMNTLMTMPRTRDLKCWFFVDELGALHRLPALEKGLQTARNFGGAIVLGLHAYAKLKEVYGENMAMTLASLARTKLILGTADRETATWCSDFIGHRQVRDMEEGYTYGYNNARDAVSLTPRKHIEPLLLPDQLMNLPRLSGYIKFPDGFPAAPIKLKPVDRPKRAETFIARVKESPKARVTVPHPAAEQAEQKAAPTGSEHPSSNDDGAGKPVVPKQGELALDQGPKAAPRQEPDAPAKDIGRAVEHPPGKTSKEREPAARSGQDKAGKARKEQSNTRTDARARKAGPSARPLLPTGEAAAAPDQSASPKGTPQASTPGTEGLQQGKPDNPKSQSSRDAAARKLMIEDGLREHEPPPITGPDLGDMEM, from the coding sequence ATGAAGCGTAATCTCGTCAACTTCACGCGTGGCAGCCAGCTGCTCGGACACTTCAGCTTCATGTTCGCGGCGGGTCTCAAGGGCCCATTGATTGTCGCCGCGCTCGTGATCTCATGGACCTCCTGGTGGACCATTTCGGCAGGCCTCACCGACCATGAAGTCTACCTCGTCTGGATGCGGATCTATGCCGCCATCTACGGCTTCATGGAGTTCGATGCCGCCAAGCGGATCACCCTGGAAACTGCCTTTGGCGCGACCATTCAGTTTCCGATTGCGCAGCTCGAAAGCTATCCGCCGGTGGTCCATGCGTGGGAGAAGCTGACTGCGCTTCTGACCAGTGCCTTATGGCGGTCCGGCTTCCTCCTGGTCCCCGTCTTTGCCGTCTTTTACTGGTTCGCCGAGCGGTTCGGCGGCCGCTCCAAAGAACGCAAACATGAGCGCGGCGCGATGCTCGTCACGCTCCCCGAGCTTGTCGATGAACTGACCGCGCACAACCGGCGCGAGCGCACCCGTGAGCTCGATTCCGCGCTGGGCTGGAAATGGCGGCTCAGCCTGCCGCGAGAGATCGCCCGGGTCTTTCCTTATCGGCCATCGCACATCGCCACGGTCTCCTATCCCTGGCGGCTCGAACAAAGCCATGCGATGCTCATTGGTACCACCGGTATGGGCAAGACCGTGGCAATCTCCGACATGATTGCGGAAGCCAGAGCCAAGGGCCAGCGCTGTGTGGTCTTCGATTTGACCGGCGCCTTTATCGAGCACTTCCATGCGGCCCATTGCGACATCATCCTGAACCCGCTCGATGCGCGTTGCCCCCAGTGGAGCCTGTTTGACGAATGCCGTTCTGAAGGCGAGTTCTGGGCCGCGGCGGACGCCCTCGTCCCCCACGACGGGGGCGGAGAAGCCCAGTTCTGGGTGATCGCTGCACGAGCCCTGTTCGTCGAATTCTGCCTCAAACTTGTGGCTGAGGGCAGGGCGACCAACGACGCCCTGGCCCGTGAGCTGATGACCGCGGACCTGTCGCGTGTTCATGCCATGATGCGAGGTACGATCGCCGATCCTCTGACCGCGCCGGAAGCTGCCCGCATGGCAGAATCGATCCGGGCCGTCTTCAACGTGAACGCCAAGGCGCTCAAGCTGCTGCCGACTGCCGGACCTCGTTTCTCGGTCCGCCAGTGGATCGAGGACGGGGCCGACAGCGCCACAAGCGAAGGCTCGATCCTGTTCATTTCGGCCCGCTATGTCGACATGAGCGTCTGCGCGCAGTTGCTTACGCTCTGGCTCGACACGGCCATGAACACGCTGATGACGATGCCCCGCACCCGCGATCTCAAGTGCTGGTTCTTCGTCGATGAGCTGGGAGCATTGCACCGCCTGCCAGCCCTCGAGAAAGGCTTGCAGACGGCGCGCAATTTCGGCGGCGCGATTGTTCTTGGCCTGCACGCCTATGCCAAGCTCAAGGAGGTCTACGGCGAGAACATGGCGATGACGCTGGCATCGCTTGCCCGGACCAAACTGATCCTTGGAACCGCCGACCGCGAAACGGCCACCTGGTGCTCCGACTTCATCGGCCATCGCCAGGTCAGGGACATGGAAGAGGGCTACACTTACGGCTACAACAATGCCCGCGATGCGGTCAGCCTGACCCCGCGCAAGCATATCGAGCCGCTCCTGCTGCCTGACCAGCTGATGAACCTGCCGCGCTTGTCGGGGTACATCAAGTTCCCCGACGGCTTTCCCGCCGCACCGATCAAGCTGAAGCCCGTCGACCGACCCAAGCGGGCGGAGACCTTCATTGCCAGGGTCAAGGAAAGCCCGAAGGCAAGGGTCACGGTGCCCCATCCGGCGGCGGAGCAGGCCGAGCAGAAGGCAGCGCCAACAGGCAGCGAGCATCCCTCGTCCAACGATGACGGAGCGGGCAAGCCGGTCGTCCCAAAGCAGGGCGAACTGGCGCTGGATCAGGGACCGAAAGCCGCGCCGAGACAGGAGCCTGACGCGCCAGCCAAGGATATTGGGCGAGCAGTGGAACACCCACCCGGCAAGACGTCGAAGGAGCGGGAGCCGGCAGCTCGCTCAGGGCAAGACAAGGCGGGCAAGGCCAGGAAGGAGCAGTCGAATACCAGAACCGATGCGCGTGCGCGTAAAGCTGGACCTTCCGCCCGCCCACTTCTCCCGACAGGCGAAGCCGCAGCTGCGCCGGATCAGTCGGCTTCGCCTAAGGGCACGCCCCAGGCCAGCACGCCCGGAACGGAAGGGCTGCAACAGGGCAAGCCGGATAACCCGAAGAGCCAAAGCTCCCGCGATGCCGCCGCGCGCAAGCTGATGATCGAGGATGGTTTGCGGGAGCACGAGCCTCCGCCGATCACTGGTCCCGATCTTGGTGACATGGAGATGTGA
- a CDS encoding DUF6437 family protein, with product MARSKPTARDALKKLREQRAQLENEEARLREEAATELGKLLIECGAEMIEPAQLRQIVRASMALGIEETLKRIAPA from the coding sequence ATGGCCAGGTCCAAACCCACTGCCCGCGATGCGCTGAAGAAGCTGCGTGAACAGCGTGCCCAACTTGAGAACGAGGAGGCACGTCTCCGTGAAGAAGCAGCGACCGAACTCGGAAAGCTGCTGATCGAGTGCGGCGCGGAGATGATCGAACCGGCACAGTTGCGCCAGATCGTTCGCGCCTCGATGGCGCTCGGGATCGAGGAAACGCTGAAGCGGATTGCTCCCGCGTAA